The following proteins are encoded in a genomic region of Arachis ipaensis cultivar K30076 chromosome B02, Araip1.1, whole genome shotgun sequence:
- the LOC107625637 gene encoding probable glutathione S-transferase, whose amino-acid sequence MAEDSGEVQFFGVGGSPYARRVQIALKLKGVKYTYFEEDLRNKSELLLKYNPIYKKVPVLVHNGKPLAESLVILEYIDETWNKNHAILPQHPYDKAMARFWAKFIDEKCIPTVVKAAWTIQNEEREKAIQEATEALQFIENELKRYNHKFFGGDTIGLVDIAASFIAYWLPLLEEAADLTLLTVDKFPNLHKWSQEFTNHPVVKDNLPPRNGLLGFYKARYAALK is encoded by the exons atggctGAAGACAGTGGAGAAGTTCAGTTCTTTGGTGTTGGGGGAAGCCCATATGCAAGAAGGGTGCAAATAGCATTGAAACTGAAGGGAGTAAAATACACTTACTTTGAAGAAGATCTTAGAAACAAAAGTGAACTACTTCTCAAATACAACCCTATTTACAAGAAGGTGCCTGTGCTTGTCCACAATGGAAAACCCTTAGCAGAGTCCCTTGTGATTCTTGAATACATTGATGAGACTTGGAACAAAAACCATGCCATTTTGCCTCAACATCCTTATGACAAAGCCATGGCTCGATTTTGGGCCAAGTTCATTGATGAAAAG TGCATTCCTACAGTAGTGAAGGCTGCATGGACTATTCAAAATGAAGAACGTGAGAAGGCCATTCAAGAAGCAACCGAGGCCCTTCAATTTATTGAGAATGAGCTCAAGCGTTATAATCACAAGTTCTTTGGTGGAGACACAATTGGTCTTGTGGACATTGCTGCTAGCTTCATAGCTTATTGGCTCCCTCTTCTTGAAGAAGCTGCGGACTTGACTTTGTTGACCGTTGACAAATTCCCTAATCTACATAAGTGGAGTCAAGAATTCACTAACCACCCTGTTGTGAAGGACAACTTACCTCCAAGAAATGGGCTTTTGGGCTTTTACAAAGCCCGGTATGCTGCGTTGAAGTAG